TTTGCGGTATCTGTTCTACATCTCATCCTTTTGCGTATACTAATGCGATAGATGATCTTTTGGGCGTCACAGTTCCTGAAAGGGCGCTTTATATTCGCAGTATAATAGGAGAGCTTGAAAGGATACATTCGCATCTTTTGTGGCTCGGACTGGCAGGACACTTTTTAGGATATAATACTGTTTGGATGTGGGCATGGAGATATAGAGAGCCAGTGCTGGATATATTTGAGAAAATTTCAGGAAACCGCAATCATTACGCAATGTTTAAGCCAGGCGGTGTCAGGCGGGACATGCACGAAGAAGATTTTCCGTGGATAAAAAAGACATTGAAGAGTCTGATCCCTAAATTCGATATGTTTAAAGGCGCTGTGATGGACGATCCTGTGATACGGGCCCGGACAGAAGGGATAGGGGTATTGACTAAACAGGACGCGCATGATTATGCTGTTGTTGGGCCTACAGCCAGGGCCTCTGGGGTTGCGATTGATGTAAGAAAAGATGATCCGAGCGGCGCATACGACAGGGTTGAATGGAAACTTATTACACAGGAAGGCGGGGGCGTATTCGCAAAAGCAGTTGTCAGAATATTAGAGCTTTATGAATCCGCGAATATTATAATACAGTGCCTGGATAATATGCCAAAAGGACCAATAGACCTTAATATAAAAGATATGCCGGTTGGAGAGGGTATTGGCAGGTATGAGGCGCCAAGAGGTGAAGTGTTTCATTATATTATGTCTGACGGTGGGAATAGTCCTGCCCGGCATAAGGTGAGAGCCCCGAGCTTTATGAATATTGCATCGAATAAAAAGGCAGTAGTTGGCCATACGATTTCAGATGCCACGATAATCCTTGCGGCAGTTGATCCATGCTACTGCTGTACAGAGCGAATGGCAGTAGTAGATTATAAGAGCGGAAAGAAACTTATGGATGGCCAGGACCTGATCAGGCTTTCGCAGGAAAAAACCGCGAGAATGCAAAGAAAATGAAATTACTATTACAGCCAATTTTAATCTCTATATTAGCAGGTGCTTTTATTCTTCTTGTGCCAAAAAAGCTCAGGAAAGTGGCAGAGGGGTTTAGTCTTGTTACCTCTATATATCTATTGGTCGCGTGCGTAAAGATATTTATGAGCGCTCCGATCCAGAGCGATATTTTGTACGTGGATAATCTCTCAAGGTTTATTGTGCTGGCAATAGGGCTTTTCGGCGCGCTTGTAACCCTATATTCATTGCGCTTCATGGCCTCATACAAAGAATTTCGTTCGTATTATGCGAATACAATGTGGACCATAGGATTTTCCATACTCGCGGCAGTCTCGAATAACATTGTGCTTCTTATTGTGGCATGGGGTTTTCTTGGCTTTACGCTTTATATGCTGATCAATGTGGCTGGGCCTCGCGCCGCGAACATCAGCAAGAAGACCTTTATTATAATAGGCGGAACAGATTCGCTTATGATACTGGGTTTTGCGATCATGTGGCTCATCACAAAAGACCTGACCCTGAGCACTACAAAGATAGCCATAGATACCCCGCTTTCATTCTGGGCATTTTTATTAATAGCTATTGGCGCGCTTGCAAAGGCAGGCGCAATGCCATTTCATACATGGGTGCCTGATACGGCAAAAGAGGCGCCTGTGCCAGTAGCTGCATTTTTACCTGCATCACTCGATAAATTGCTTGGCATATACCTGTTAGCAAGGTTAGTATTGAATGTTTTTATATTGAATAGTTTCACTTACGCGCTTCTTATGGCAGTAGGGGCAATTACAATAATCGCAGCAGTAATGATGGCGCTCGTGCAGCACGATTTTAAGAGACTTCTTGGTTATCACGCGGTGAGTCAGGTCGGCTACATGATACTTGGCCTTGGCACTGGTAATCCAATAGGTATTGCCGGCGGGCTTTTTCATATGTTGAACAATACTATATACAAGTCGTGCTTATTTTTTAGCGGAGGCAATGTCCAGCATAAAACAAACACTTCAGATTTGGATTCTTTAGGCGGACTGGCAAAGATAATGCCTCTGACATTTCTTGGTTTTCTTATAGCCAGTCTGTCTATATCAGGCGTACCGCCATTTAATGGCTTTATGTCAAAGTGGATGGTGTATCAGGGCTTGATAGAGAAGGGTAAATCAGGCGGAGTGCTGTGGATATTCTGCATAGTAGCTGCGATGTTTGGCAGCGGCCTCACGCTTGCGTCCTTTATCAAGCTAATACACGCAATCTTCTTAGGTAAATCCAAAAACGGGCCAACGGGCCAACGGGCCAACGGGCAACGGAACGAAGTTTCTTGGACTATGTGGTTGCCGCCAGTGATTCTCGCAGGTTTTTGCATAGTGTTCGGAGTATTTGCCTATGCTATTCCTTTAAAATATTTAATAATCCCTGCTGTATCTGCAAATTTAAACTTTATAGGGTCATGGCCGTCTTCGCAGGCTACTTTATTCCTACTCATAGGTCTTGGTGTTGGTCTTGTAGTATATCTCCTGGGCAATTTTAAAGGCGTAAGAGAGACAGGGCATTATATAGGCGGAGAAGAGCTTGAAGACAATATGCGGCTTTCCGGCGCAGAGTTTTATAATACAATAAAAGAGCTTCCTTTTATAAAAGGTATTTACGCCAAGGCTGAGAGGAAATTATTTGATATTTACGAACAAGGTAAGAAGCTTGTATTTTTCTTCATAGGTATACTAAAGTTTTTGCACAATGGCGTGCTTCCAACATATCTGGTGTGGTGCCTGTTGGGCGTCATAGTGTTTTTGTTTACAATAGTAAGGTAGAAAACAATGCTTGAGTTACAGATACTTTTAATATTTATGATAATAGCCGCGATGATCGCTGTAAAGTCTAAGGATCTTTTGTCCTCAGTTATTGCAGTAGGTACTGTAGGCCTTGGACTCTCGCTCGCCTTTTTAATACTTAAGGCGCCTGACCTTGCGATCGCGCAGCTCGTGGTAGAGATCCTGGTCATAATAATACTCATAAGGGCCACGATCAGAAAAGACCTTCCGTTTTCTACATCCGGACGCTGGTTTTTTAATACCTTTGTGACATTTTTATTTCTGATCGTATTCCTGGGATTTGGTTATTATTGCATGAAGGATCTACCAGGATTTGGCGAGCCCATCATGAAGATCTCGCAGAGATTTATAACAGAAGGCCTGAGAGAAACAGGCGCCGCGAACCTGGTAACAGCAGTAGTCCTGGATTACAGGGCCTATGATACTTTGGGTGAGGCAACTATTCTTTTTACAGCTGTGATCGGAGTCCTGGCAGTTATACGTAAGGTCGGAAGGAAGAAGTAATATGACAGAACCCCAGAAGGGTATGACTTTAATAGTAAAGACGATTACGCGCCTGACAGTGGGTCTGATACTCTTATTCGGCGTTTATATTGTCAGTCATGGGCACCTCAGCCCCGGAGGCGGATTTGCAGGAGGCGTGATTATCGCGCTTTCCTTTATACATATTATGTTGGCATTTGGCAAAGAGACTGCGTTTAAAAAGGTAAACCAGGCCATTGCGTCGTTTTTTGAAAGTCTTGGCGCGATAATATTTATAACGCTTGCGCTTATCGGTATCGCGAGCGGTTATTTCTTTTTGAATTTTCTGTCAAAGGGTGAGCCTTTTACGCTTTTTAGCTCAGGACTCATTCCTTTATATAATGTGGCAATATGTTTTAAAGTTGGGGCAGGACTTTTTATTATATTCATTACGCTTGTGCTTTTGAAAATACCTGGAGAGGATAGCGAGAAATGACAGTTTATTTTTTGTGTCTGGTGCTTTTTTGCATCGGGCTATATTGTATATTAAGGAAGCGTAATCTTATAAAGATAATCATAGGCATCGCCATAATGGAGTATGCTGTAAATTTATTTTTTATACTTGTTGGTTATAAGATGAATGGCCGCGCGCCTATACATGCTCCTGATCAGGAAATACTAAACATGGTGGATCCATTGCCGCAGGCACTGGTCCTGACCTCTATAGTCATTGGACTCGCAGTCACTGCCCTTATCGCGGCTATCGCGATGAGGGTGTATGAGAAATACAGGACCTTTGATATTACGAAGATCAGAAGGTTAAAAGGTTAGTTATGTCACATAATATAATACCTTTATTTGTCGCGATACCGCTTGCAGCAGCGTTTGTGAATTCCCTTATTGGAAAAAAGATAAAAGGATTTTCAGATGCGCTTTCAGCCCTGGCAACACTGTCTCTGGCAGTGATCTCAGTATTGGCAGTGGTCTTATTTAAAGAGAATGGAGTCATGGTCTATAAGGTAGGTGGATGGTTGCCGCCTGTAGGCATTGCCATGGTCATAGACGGGCTTACTGCATTCATGCTGGTCACGATCAATGTGATCGCGTTTTTAATAAGCATTTATTCAATAGATTACATGAAGAAGTACACTGAGAAGTGGCTTTTCTATTGTTTATTTTTACTCATGATAGCAGGCATGAACGGAGTCATTATAAGCGGAGACATGTTTAATCTCTACGTGTTCCTGGAGATCGCGGCTATCGCGAGCTATGCCCTTGTGGCATTTGGAACAGAGCACGAAGAGCTCGAGGCATCATTTAAATACGCGGTTATGGGTACCCTGGCGTCTACCTTTATATTGTTAGGCATTGTATTTTTATATAGCGTTACCTCTACTTTGAATATGGCTGATATGTCCATGGCATTGTTTGAGGGAGGCTCTACGCGCGTAGTTTTACTGGTTAGCGTGTTGTTCTTGATGGGCTTTGGTCTTAAATCAGCGCTTGTTCCTTTTCACGCATGGCTTCCTGACGCGCATCCGTCTGCGCCAGCCCCTATTTCCGCAATGCTCTCAGGCGTGCTCATTAAGTCACTCGGCGTCTACGCAATGGTGAGGATTTTCTTTAGTGTAATAGGTATTACCCCTGAGATCTCAGCTGCATTAATGGTGTTGGGGGCGCTATCCATGATCTTTGGCGTGTTTCTGGCGCTTGGACAATGGGACATGAAAAGGCTCCTGGCGTATCATTCTATAAGCCAGATCGGGTATGTGGTTTTGGGGATCGGACTGGGAACACCGCTTGGAATACTGGGAGGATTATTTCATTTATTTAATCACTCGGTGTTTAAGTCACTTTTATTTTTGAATTCCGGGGCAGTTGAATACGCGACAGGCACAAGGGATCTGCAGAAAATGGGTGGGTTAAAGGAAAAGATGCCTGTTACAGGAGCTACTTCACTCATAGCGTCCATGTCTATCTCAGGGATTCCGCCTTTTAATGGATTCTGGAGCAAGCTCATTATTATTGTCGCGTGTATAGAGGCGCAGCATTTTGCGTATGCATTCTGGGCTGTTCTGGCAAGTATCCTGACACTGTCTTCATTTATGAAGGTGCAGAGATATGGATTTTTTGGAGAGTTAAAAGAGAAGCTGAGCCAGGTAAAAGAAGTGCCGTTTTTTATGAAGGTTTCCATGATCGCCCTGGCAGTTATCTGTTTGTTTGGAGGAGTGCTTTTATTGCCGGCTCTTTCCGGGGATTTTCTTAATGTGGCAAGGGACACAGTGTTGGCTGGACAGGATTATATTACAGCTGTTTTTGGAGCGATAAAATAATGTTGAGTAGAATCATATTATTCGTATTGGGACTTATTGCGTGGACGCTGCTTACATGGATACCTAGTTGGCAGCATTTAATTATAGGTGTCCTGGCGTCAGGATTTGTCGCGTTTATGACAGGGGATCTTTTCATAAGAAGGCCTCACCTGGTTACGCACGGTACGCGCTATATCTGGTTCTTATATTATGTGCCTGTTTTTATCTGGGAATGTTTTAAGGCCAATATTGATGTGGCCTATAGGGTTCTTCATCCTGACTTACCTATTCATCCTGGCATAGTCAAGGTCAAGACCGAGCTTAAGTCAGACGCTGCTCTTACATTTTTGGCAAATTCTATTACACTTACGCCTGGAACGTTGACCGTGGATATAGATAGGGAAGCTGGTTATTTGTACGTGCACTGGATAGAGGTAAAGCATAAGGATATCGAGAGGGCGACCAAGGCAATAGTTGAGAGGTTCGAGAGTATTTTAAAGAGGGTATTTGAATAATGAAAAAGAGTAGGACGCGTTATATTGTTGGCCTTATTTTTATTTTGGCAGTGATGTCTGTAATTTTATTCAAGCCATACCCTATTCTTTTTTCTCAGGACATGCCTTTTATAGGATTTTTGCAAAGGACGTTTTACATCCTTCTATTCGCGTGCATATTGTGCCTGTATCGTATACTGAGAGGGCCGACTTCTGCGGATAGGGCTGTTACCATTGATATGCTGGGTGTCTTGATAGTCGGATTTTGCGCTATCATGGGTATTGCTACTGGCAGAAGCTGGTATATTGATATAGCGATCGCGTGGGCGCTGCAGAGTTTTATAGCTACACTTGCCCTGGCGAAATTTTTAGAAGGAAAATCATTCGATGATTAATATAATCGGGTTAGTATTCATATCTATTGGGGTTTTCTTTGATTTTATTGGGTGTTTGGGCCTTGTGAGGCTGCCGGATGTGTATAATCGTCTGCAGGCATCTACTAAGTGCATAACCTTAGGGACGTGCAGCATATTGTTCGGCGCTTTTCTTATCCATGGTTTTGTAGCAGCTGGCATGAAAGCGCTTTTATGTATGGCGTTTTTGATACTCACTTCTCCAGTGTCTGCTCATGCATTGGCACGAGCCGCGCATAAAGCAGGCGTGAAGCTGTGGGAGAAGAGCGTGGTAGATAGATACGCGGAGGATGGGAACTAAATGAAAAATCCAAAATCCAAATACTACCAAATCCCAAATAAATCCAAAATCCCAAATCCCAATATATGTTTGGGATTTTGAAATTGGGATTTATTTGGTAGTATTGGTAGTATTTGATATTGGGATTTATATATTATGCGATATCCTAAGATACGAGAGTTAATTGAAGCGATTAAGGCATTGATTCAGGGGCCATATACGTCGAAGTTTCCTTTTAAGCCGCATGTGCCGCCAGAACGATACAGGGGTCAACCTGTCTATAACGATGACGAGTGCGTTGGCTGCGGAGCATGTGCTGAAGTTTGTACTACAGGTTGCATAAAGATGGAAGACGATGTAAATTCTGATCCGCCCAAGAGAAAGCTTACAGTGCGTTATGAAAGCTGCATATTTTGCGGTCAGTGTCAGGTCGCGTGCATCACTAAAGAAGGAATCAAACAGACGAATAAGTTAGATGATCTGTCAGTATTTGACAGAAGTGAGGCAGTGAATTCTGTTGAAAAAGAACTGGTGCTGTGCGAAGGCTGCGGCTGTACAGTGGGAGCAAAAGAGCACTTGATTTGGGTCGCGAAAAGACTCGGTCCTCTTGCGTACTCAAGCCCTACCTCATATTTATCCGCATTAAAGGATCTAAAATTGGCATATCTTAAGGTTGAAAAATCAGATGAACTAACTCGCCAGGACCGCATAAAAACACTTTGTCCAAAGTGCAGAAGAGAAATCACATTAAACACATAAGAGATATTTTAAAAGGTAAAGTCGCCATAGTCTGTATCGGCAATAGAGACCGTGGAGACGATGGTATTGGTCCGTATCTTGCTGATGCCATAAAAGGAAAAACCCCCCATGAAGTTATGGATGTGGGCGTTACTCCAGAAAATTATACTGGCGTCATAACAAGATCAAAACCAGATACAATAGTTTTAGTGGATGCAATACAGTTTGAAGGTGACCCAGGCGAGGTAAAATTGTTTTCAGGAGATGACCTTCGCATAGGAAAGATCTCCACGCATGACGTGTCCCCTAAACTTTTGATAGAATATCTTAAATCTTCGACAAATGCTGATATCTATGTGGTAGGCGTAAAGCCCAAATCAAATAAATTTGGCGAGTGCTTGAGTAACGAGACCAAAATGGCAATAAAAGAATTGACAAAAATACTCTCTTAGTTATAATCAAAAGTACTATGGCCACTATAGAGATGGAATTAAATAAAATCAGGATTGATGAGAATAGAGGCGAGCAGGTCATTGTTCTCAAAGAAAAAGCAGGGGAGAGGCTTTTACCTATAGTTATTGGCATAATGGAGGTCGCTGCCATAAAGATGAAGGTGAGCGGCTTGACCCCACCCAGGCCCATGACGCATGATTTATTATGCAGTACTATAAAGCAGCTCGGCGCTAAGATCAGCAAGATAGTTATTACAAGGCTGGAAGAGAACACCTTTTTCGCAAAGTTAGTCCTGCAGGTAAATGGCAGGTTTGAAGAGGTAGACGCAAGGCCCAGCGACAGCATTGCCCTATCTGTCCGCGTAAAAGCACCGATTTTTGTAGAGGAGTCTGTTCTAGATAAGATTTCAGCAGCTTAGTATTGCCGAGGCCTAACCTCGGTAATACTACTTTCCATTGCCTACCTTGGCCAGGCGGATTAAGCTTGGCTTTTTTGTTATCTTCAAGGATAAATCATCTACAATAGAATAGATGCAGGGGATCACGATGAGCGTGAGCACAGTCGCAAAAGTTATGCCCCAGCATATGGAGAGTGCCATTGGTACCAGGAACGGATCTTTTCCGCCTATGCCATAGGCAACAGTTGAGAGGCCTCCAGCTGTTGTGATGGTGGTGAGAAGTACTGGCCTGATCCTCATTTGACCAGCCTTTATTATTGAATCATGCCTGTTTATGCCCTGCCGCCGTAATTTATTGATAAAATTCACAAGCACGATCGAGTCGTTTACCACAATGCCATTTAGCCCTACTATGCCCAATATTGCCATGAATGAGAATGGCATTCCATGCAGGAGAAAGGCGATTACCACACCTATGAGCCCGAATGGTATCGCGAGCATTACAATGAAAGGCTGGACAATGGATTTAAAGAAAGACGCCAGGATCAGGTATATAATGAGAAAGGCATAGAAGAATGCTTTTAAAAGGCTCTTTAAGGAATTCATGGTCTCTTCTTTCTCGCCGCTATATTTGACAGAGTATCCTATGTGGCGCTGCGATAGGGCCTTAAATTTTTTCTCCAGCAGGGCGTTGACCTTGAGGGACGTTATCTTATTCCTATCCACATTTGCCGACGCAGTTACCACGCGTTTTCCGTCGAGATGATGGATGGTCGTGGTTCCAGGCACTTTTTTAATGTCTGCTACATTTTTAAGAGGTATGAGATTGCCGAAACTATTGCGTATCAGGATATCTTCAAAGACATTCATATTCCTTGAAAGTTTTTCCGGGAACATCACAATGACATCTGTTTCCTCTTCCGCCTTTACTGGTTTTATCTTAGTGGCAATGCTTCCTTCAAACACCGCGCGTACTGTTTTGGCTATCTGCGCTACGCTAAGGCCTGCGAGGCTGGCCTTAGCATTATCAACCTTTACAAGGATTTCTTCCTTGCCTGGTTTGTGATCCCATGTCACATCAGTCGTGCCATCTATTGTGTTTAAGTGATCCATGTATTCCGCGGCTATTATGTCAAGTTTCTCGAAATCCTCGCCCCTGATCTTGGCCTCGACTGCCTTGCCAACAGGTGGGCCGGATTCAGGCTTATCGAATCTAAGGTCTTCAAATCCCCTGATGTCTTTTGCCTTCTGACGCACGTCTTCTATTATTTCTTCAACAGATCTTTTTCTATCCTGTTCAGCTGTAAGATAGACAGCTACCTGTACCAAATGACTTGACTGTCCAGCGAATGGATCATGCCTGTCCTCTGCTATTGCGCCAACAGATGTCACAAATGTATCCAATTCTTCTAAAGGAAGCTGCGAGACTATTTCCTCGACTGGAAGGATGAGTTCATTCGTCTTCTGTAAAGGTGTGCCTATGGGCGCCTCTCCTCTTACAAAAAAGTAATTTATTCCAGAAGAAGGGAAGAGGACGAACTTTAAGACGCTGAAAGCGAGAAAACCGCATACCAGTAACACTATTGTAAAGCCCGCAAGGACTTTATATTTTCTTTTTATCGCCGCATTGACCATTTTTGTATAAAATCTCACAAGTCTTTTAAACCATGGCATATCTTTTGCTATATTGGTAGGCCTTCCGCCAGCGTCATATTTTATCTTTACAAAATCCGCCAGGTGGCTCGGCAGTATTATGAGCGCTTCTCCGAGTGAGGCTAAAAGCGCTATGATAAGTACAGTCGGGATATTCCGTATGAACTTTCCTATGATGCCTGTCATGAATAAAAGGGGACAGAACGCGGCTACAGTGGTCAGTACTGCCGCAGTGACCGCGCCCATGACCTCTTCAGAGCCCCTGACAGCTGCTTCACGAGGTTTCACGCCCTGTTCCATGTAGCGATACACATTTTCAGCGACTATGATCCCGTCGTCGACCAGCATACCAAGCACTATAATAAGGCCGAACATGCTTATTAGATTTATAGTAATGCCCATCATGTTCATGACCACAAATGTCGCTAAGAATGATATAGGTATGCCTAAGACTGTCATGAATGCAACGCGGTACTGTAAGAAAAGCAATACAGAAAGCACCACGAGGATAAAACTCGCCCAGCCATTATTTTTCAGGACATTAAGCCGTCTTCTGGCAAAGAATGAATAATCATTTACATACGAGATCTTAAGCGCGTCCGGGCAGTTTTCAAGGTATTGGTCACATACTTTTTTAACTTCATTCACAATACTTATGGCATCGCCGGATTGTTTTTTCATTACAATAAGATTTATCGAACGCGTGCCAAGCGTCTTATTTATTATATCTTCTTTCTTAAAGGAATCCTTTACCTCCGCGATGTCTTTTATCCTGAGCCAGTTTCCAGCGTCATTGGCCCTGATGATTATATTTTCAACCTCTTTGGCTGTAGAAAATTCTCCAGTAGTCCTGATGCTGTACTCCGTGTTTTCTGTATTGATCTCGCCTGCAGGCACGCTGATGTTTCTGGAGGCAAGGGCTTGCGAGATCTCGTCGAACGAGACATATCTCTCGCGCATTTTTTCAGGATCGACATGGACCTGTATTTCTCTGTCGCGGTAACCAGATTCGCGTATCTTAGCAACGCCTTTTATGTCCTCCAGCAGATCCTCCAGGCCATCGCTATAGTATTGCAGCTTTTTCTCACTCATGTCTCCTGAGAGCGACACCTCTATTACAGGGTATTGCTTGCTGCTTATCTCAGTCACTACAGGGTCCTGGTAGATGTCTTTAGGCAGGTTTTTTACACGGTCTACAGCAGTCTGTATGTCGCTCACGACCTTTTTCTTATCGCGTTCATCAGGATCTAACTTTACATTTATAAATGACGCGCCTGCGGATGAGGATGACTTTATCTCTTTTATGCCATCGACCTCTTTGAGTTCTTTTTCAATAGGCACAGTGATGAGTTTTTCAACATCAAGAGGTGTGGCGCCAGGGTATGCGGTAGTGATGCTTACAATGTCAAAATCCACATTCGGGAATACCTCTCTATTCATGCCCACTACCACTATGAGCCCGAATATGATTATAAGGACTGAGACAAGATTAACAAATAATGACTGGTTGACACTAAAACGCGGTAGACTCATGGTTCCTTCCTTAGTTAGTATCGGTTGTGTGTTGTGAGGGTGTGTTATGAGTTGTGGGTCGGGTTGTGTGGGTGGGTTGTGTGTTTTTACTCACTACTCACAACTCATAACTCGACTCACAACTCATAACCCACCCCCAATCTCACCCTTATTACTCAAACCCTATACGTTTCAGAAAACTGTCCTCAGCATCCATCAGTTCCAGTATGGCGACGCGGTAATCAAAATAGGCTT
The Candidatus Gorgyraea atricola genome window above contains:
- a CDS encoding efflux RND transporter permease subunit, translated to MSLPRFSVNQSLFVNLVSVLIIIFGLIVVVGMNREVFPNVDFDIVSITTAYPGATPLDVEKLITVPIEKELKEVDGIKEIKSSSSAGASFINVKLDPDERDKKKVVSDIQTAVDRVKNLPKDIYQDPVVTEISSKQYPVIEVSLSGDMSEKKLQYYSDGLEDLLEDIKGVAKIRESGYRDREIQVHVDPEKMRERYVSFDEISQALASRNISVPAGEINTENTEYSIRTTGEFSTAKEVENIIIRANDAGNWLRIKDIAEVKDSFKKEDIINKTLGTRSINLIVMKKQSGDAISIVNEVKKVCDQYLENCPDALKISYVNDYSFFARRRLNVLKNNGWASFILVVLSVLLFLQYRVAFMTVLGIPISFLATFVVMNMMGITINLISMFGLIIVLGMLVDDGIIVAENVYRYMEQGVKPREAAVRGSEEVMGAVTAAVLTTVAAFCPLLFMTGIIGKFIRNIPTVLIIALLASLGEALIILPSHLADFVKIKYDAGGRPTNIAKDMPWFKRLVRFYTKMVNAAIKRKYKVLAGFTIVLLVCGFLAFSVLKFVLFPSSGINYFFVRGEAPIGTPLQKTNELILPVEEIVSQLPLEELDTFVTSVGAIAEDRHDPFAGQSSHLVQVAVYLTAEQDRKRSVEEIIEDVRQKAKDIRGFEDLRFDKPESGPPVGKAVEAKIRGEDFEKLDIIAAEYMDHLNTIDGTTDVTWDHKPGKEEILVKVDNAKASLAGLSVAQIAKTVRAVFEGSIATKIKPVKAEEETDVIVMFPEKLSRNMNVFEDILIRNSFGNLIPLKNVADIKKVPGTTTIHHLDGKRVVTASANVDRNKITSLKVNALLEKKFKALSQRHIGYSVKYSGEKEETMNSLKSLLKAFFYAFLIIYLILASFFKSIVQPFIVMLAIPFGLIGVVIAFLLHGMPFSFMAILGIVGLNGIVVNDSIVLVNFINKLRRQGINRHDSIIKAGQMRIRPVLLTTITTAGGLSTVAYGIGGKDPFLVPMALSICWGITFATVLTLIVIPCIYSIVDDLSLKITKKPSLIRLAKVGNGK